One Halanaerobiales bacterium genomic window, CAGCAACAGGCCATGTTGATAGTAATAGTCAGGCCCGAAGAATGATAAAACAGGGTGCAGTTTATATAGATGGAGATAGATATGATAAGATAAATCTTGATTTAGAAATTAAAGATGATATGATTGTAAAAATTGGTAAAAGAAGATATGCGAAAATTAAGTTGGTGGAATAAACACTTCTTAATATGAGAGGGGATAATATGCAAGAAATGACAGGAAATGAATTAAGAAAAGCATTTTTAAATTTTTTCAAGAAAAAGAAGCATAAAATAATGGATAGTGCTCCTTTAGTACCTCAAAATGATCCAAGTTTGCTTTTTATAAATGCAGGTATGGCTCCATTAAAGCCATTTTTTTCAGGAGAAAAAACACCTCCTAAAAATAGAGTTGCCACCTGTCAAAAATGTATAAGAACAAATGATATAGAGAATGTTGGTAAAACTAAAAGACATCAAACATTTTTTGAAATGTTAGGTAATTTTTCTTTTGGTGACTATTTTAAAGAAGAAGCTATCAGATGGAGCTGGGAATTTGTCACAGAAGTATTAGAACTGGATGAGGATCGTTTGTTGATTACTATTTATGAAGAAGATGATGAAGCTTTTGATATATGGAATAATGAAATAGGAATTCCTAAAGAAAAAATAATAAGAATGGGAAAAAAAGAAAATTTTTGGCAAATAGGAACCGGTCCCTGTGGGCCTTGTTCAGAAATACATTATGATCGCGGAGAAGAATATGGTAGTGGTACTGGAAAAATTGAAGAAGAGGAACAAAGGTTTTTAGAGATTTGGAATTTAGTTTTTACCCAATATAATTATACTGAAAAGGGAGAATATAAAAATCTTCCTGAAAAAAATATAGATACAGGAATGGGTTTAGAAAGAGTTGCTTCTGTATTACAGGGAGTTGATTCTAACTTTGAAACTGATTTATTATATCCAATTATTGAATGGTTAGAAAATGATACTGATATTTCTTATAAAAAATCAGATGAAATCAAGACATCATATAGAGTTATAGCAGATCATATAAGGTCTGTTACAATGGCTATAGCAGATGGAGCTATTCCTTCCAATGAAGGAAGAGGGTATGTGCTAAGACGCTTAATAAGAAGAGCAGTGCGTTTTGGTGGTAAATTAAATTATGATAAGCCGTTTTTATATAAGATTGTACCTGTAGTGAATGAAATAATGGGTGGTTTTTATGGAAATTTGGAAGAAAAAGTAGGGCATATTCAGAAAATAATTAAAGCTGAAGAAGAAAGGTTCCTTAAAACTCTTGATCAGGGTTTAGATATTTTAAATGAAATGATAGCTGAAATGAAAGAAAATGGCCAAAAAGTACTTTCAGGTAAAAATGCATTTAAACTCTATGATACTTATGGATTTCCTTTAGATTTAACTCAGGATGAACTTAGTGAATATGATTTTGAAGTTGATGAAAAAGGTTTTAAAAAAGAAATGAAAAAGCAAAAAGAAAGAGCAAGGGAAGCAAGGAAAGATACTGTTTTTGCTGAAGAAAAATTAAAGGTTTATAATGAAATAAAAGAAGAAAATGAAAAAAATGAATTTACTGGTTATAGAAATTTAAAAAATGAAGCAAAAATAATTGGTATAGTAAAAGAAGGGGAAAGAGTAAATAGTTTAGAAAAAAATGAAGAGGGAGAAATTATTTTAGATAGAACTCCTTTTTATACCGAAAGTGGAGGTCAGGTTGGAGATAATGGTGTAATAATCAGTTCTGATAATAAGGCAGAAGTTTATGATGCTCAGGAAAAAGCTGAATTATTTTCTCACTATGTAAAAGTTGAAA contains:
- the alaS gene encoding alanine--tRNA ligase, with the translated sequence MQEMTGNELRKAFLNFFKKKKHKIMDSAPLVPQNDPSLLFINAGMAPLKPFFSGEKTPPKNRVATCQKCIRTNDIENVGKTKRHQTFFEMLGNFSFGDYFKEEAIRWSWEFVTEVLELDEDRLLITIYEEDDEAFDIWNNEIGIPKEKIIRMGKKENFWQIGTGPCGPCSEIHYDRGEEYGSGTGKIEEEEQRFLEIWNLVFTQYNYTEKGEYKNLPEKNIDTGMGLERVASVLQGVDSNFETDLLYPIIEWLENDTDISYKKSDEIKTSYRVIADHIRSVTMAIADGAIPSNEGRGYVLRRLIRRAVRFGGKLNYDKPFLYKIVPVVNEIMGGFYGNLEEKVGHIQKIIKAEEERFLKTLDQGLDILNEMIAEMKENGQKVLSGKNAFKLYDTYGFPLDLTQDELSEYDFEVDEKGFKKEMKKQKERAREARKDTVFAEEKLKVYNEIKEENEKNEFTGYRNLKNEAKIIGIVKEGERVNSLEKNEEGEIILDRTPFYTESGGQVGDNGVIISSDNKAEVYDAQEKAELFSHYVKVEKGILKEGQKVFAEVYSDKRKATARNHSATHLLHRALKEVLGEHVNQSGSLVTEDKLRFDFNHFSALSKEEINLIEKKVNKKIMENLAVKTLETTIDKAKDMGAVALFNEKYGKQVRVVKMGEYTVELCGGTHVNFTGEIGLFKIVTESGIAAGIRRIEAVTGMNTYNYILKRDEILQNSADRLKSNPEEVPEKIDNLFSEQKRLQREIKSLKDKLADFKSEDLTDKLEYLKDDLPVIIEELEDLDTDGLRNLADELQNELNSL